In Salmo salar chromosome ssa15, Ssal_v3.1, whole genome shotgun sequence, one genomic interval encodes:
- the LOC106572044 gene encoding NADH dehydrogenase [ubiquinone] 1 beta subcomplex subunit 11, mitochondrial — MLAQLSRFGPALTRFRPNRVCGTRFVSQSPLSGAAGSATVSDLQPSHAKESHGHAEVSAFEKNRDYHGFSQDPVVDEWNMRMAFFFGISMAIVVGGTFIHYLPDHGMRQWARREAERLITLREAAGLPLMEENYYDPSKIVLPGAGEE; from the exons ATGCTCGCCCAGTTGTCACGGTTTGGGCCTGCCTTGACCCGTTTTCGCCCTAATCGTGTTTGCGGGACTCGGTTCGTATCTCAATCGCCACTCTCGGGTGCTGCTGGTTCAGCCACAGTGTCGGATTTGCAGCCTTCACATGCCAAGGAAAGTCATGGACACGCAGAGGTCAGCGCGTTCGAAAAG AATCGAGATTATCATGGGTTCTCTCAGGACCCTGTCGTTGACGAGTGGAACATGAGGATGGCCTTCTTCTTTGGCATCTCTATGGCTATTGTGGTTGGGGGTACCTTCATCCACTATTTGCCAGACCATGG TATGAGGCAGTGGGCCAGGAGGGAAGCAGAAAGGTTGATTACACTGAGGGAGGCTGCAGGCCTTCCTCTTATGGAGGAGAACTACTATGACCCAAGCAAGATTGTGCTACCAGGAGCCGGAGAAGAGTAG
- the LOC106572042 gene encoding rho-related GTP-binding protein RhoA-C isoform X3 yields MAAIRKKLVIVGDGACGKTCLLIVFSKDQFPEVYVPTVFENYVADIEVDSKQVELALWDTAGQEDYDRLRPLSYPDTDVILMCFSIDSPDSLENIPEKWTPEVKHFCPNVPIILVGNKKDLRNDEHTRRELAKMKQEPVKPEEARDMANRINAFGYLECSAKTKDGVREVFEMATRAALQAKKRGKKNACLLL; encoded by the exons ATGGCTGCGATCCGTAAAAAACTGGTGATTGTTGGTGATGGTGCTTGTGGAAAGACCTGTCTGCTCatagtcttcagtaaagaccagTTCCCTGAGGTCTACGTACCTACAGTGTTTGAGAACTATGTGGCAGATATTGAGGTGGACAGTAAGCAG GTGGAACTGGCCCTCTGGGACACAGCTGGACAGGAGGACTACGACAGACTACGGCCTCTCTCTTACCCTGACACTGACGTCATCCTCATGTGCTTTTCCATAGATAGCCCCGACAGCTTGG AGAATATCCCAGAGAAGTGGACCCCTGAAGTAAAACACTTCTGTCCAAATGTACCCATCATTCTTGTGGGTAATAAGAAGGACCTGCGGAATGACGAGCACACACGTCGGGAGCTAGCAAAAATGAAGCAG GAACCAGTGAAGCCAGAAGAGGCCCGGGACATGGCTAACCGCATCAATGCATTTGGCTACTTAGAGTGCTCAGCCAAGACGAAAGACGGCGTGAGGGAGGTGTTTGAGATGGCCACCAGGGCTGCGCTGCAGGCCAAGAAACGTGGAAAGAAGAATGCCTGCCTCCTGCTATAG
- the tpk2 gene encoding thiamin pyrophosphokinase 2 produces the protein MTTWSEKMLQVLRRMNNFYSPGSSRTTCLRFEVGGEQVGWVPSKVASILSTFPEVFNPPQGGAITLCQNLDSYGRRSKAVDSVLQSLRREGLLTVLKGWRGEKYEVMPRFCDTPLMCMERSATSLFGVKRYGVHINGYCQDENGELRMWVGRRSMTKQTYPGKLDNLAAGGLAAGISVRNTLIKECEEEACIPEDIAETARPVSTVSYTYEDEEGVFPESQFVFDLELPPEFKPKIGDGEVQDFYLYSMDKVKELLISDDFKPNCAMVVLDFLIRHSYIQPDTEPYYQEFVAGLHHTL, from the exons ATGACTACCTGGTCGGAAAAAATGCTCCAGGTGCTTCGCCGAATGAATAACTTTTATTCGCCAG GCTCCAGTCGCACCACATGCCTTCGGTTTGAGGTGGGAGGAGAGCAGGTTGGGTGGGTGCCTTCCAAAGTGGCGTCCATTTTGAGTACATTTCCAGAGGTCTTCAATCCACCACAAGGTGGCGCTATTACTCTGTGCCAAAATCTTGACTCCTATGGGAGAAGGTCAAAGGCTGTAGATTCTGTTCTTCAGTCACTTAGGAGGGAAGGCTTGTTGACTGTCTTGAAAggatggagaggtgag AAGTATGAAGTAATGCCCAGATTCTGCGACACTCCACTAATGTGTATGGAGAGATCTGCCACAA GTCTTTTTGGAGTGAAACGGTATGGAGTCCATATTAATGGGTACTGTCAGGATGAAAATGGGGAACTCAGGATGTGGGTGGGACGACGATCCATGACCAAGCAGACCTACCCTGGAAAACTGGACAACCTG GCAGCTGGGGGACTAGCAGCAGGTATCAGTGTGAGAAACACCCTGATCAAGGAGTGTGAGGAGGAGGCCTGCATCCCAGAAGACATAGCAGAGACTGCCCGCCCCGTGAGCACAGTGAG CTATACTTATGAGGATGAGGAAGGGGTGTTTCCTGAAAGCCAGTTTGTGTTCGACTTAGAGCTACCTCCTGAGTTCAAGCCTAAGATAGGGGATGGGGAGGTGCAGGATTTCTACCTCTACTCCATGGACAAG GTGAAAGAACTGCTGATCAGTGACGACTTCAAGCCCAACTGTGCCATGGTGGTCCTAGACTTCCTCATCAGACATTCCTACATACAGCCTGATACAG AGCCCTATTACCAGGAGTTTGTTGCCGGACTCCACCACACTTTGTAA
- the si:dkey-6n6.1 gene encoding extracellular matrix protein 2 isoform X2 yields the protein MNRLALLCLCLCAAVSLISGKPSRRAEKLKRSKPLVATDSSEPDDTNDAVFPGRRGQCSVNGMSLFDGAMWSPQPCLVCQCQMGTVSCHPVPCAGSNNKQTVAPKAKKPSPNAEDKEGIPKWKKSFQRRAGSQKKEEQPVTPVKLKKQEEEVKKQEVAVKTEVRRAEVPVAKRRDPKITKVSLPYLPYDDDDDDHDDHDHSEHDDDDDDDDDYIIRAMGKPTMRSNRHPVVAPTGRPVTMVTGRLATTTTRKPVARAPGPGHPVVTFPRRHSIMESLPAGCLLLESLITCGSTGMAHIPILSDQGIKTLYLADNKISKIPPQALAGLPNLEWLDLSKNKLDDSSISPDLFQILTKLRSLNLDGNNLTKVPSFLPPSLVELKINDNKILGLTPSSFKGLSKLLTLELEDNHFHDGNVSPLTFRPLKKLIYLRLEDNKFRAIPSGLPTTLQTLHLSDNRIEEVHERILNKTVNLRFLDLSYNKIREDRIAPRAWIHLLKLESLDLSHNKLVHVPSFLPVGLKQLHLHHNQIERIPGYVFGHMKPGLNLLHLSHNRLSNDGIDNVSFLGLYNTLTELLLDHNQLRSIPRGLLKLKSLQLLRLNHNVIRYVPLNSLCDTRLSDDSPLVSVHLEYNLIDRRLIPPTALSCIKTYHSIILRPQSHEEDYHHEDY from the exons ATGAACAGATTAGCGCTCCTATGTCTCTGCCTATGCGCAGCAGTCTCACTAATCAGTGGGAAGCccagcaggagagcagagaagctCAAGAGGTCCAAACCCCTGGTAGCAACTGACTCATCTGAACCGGATGATACTAATGATGCTGTTTTCCCCG GCCGCAGGGGGCAGTGCTCGGTGAATGGGATGTCCCTGTTTGACGGGGCTATGTGGTCGCCTCAGCCCTGCCTCGTGTGCCAGTGTCAGATGGGAACTGTCAGCTGTCACCCTGTTCCCTGCGCCG GTTCAAACAACAAGCAGACAGTGGCTCCCAAAGCCAAGAAGCCCTCCCCTAATGCAGAGGACAAAGAGGGGATCCCAAAGTGGAAGAAGAGTTTCCAAAGGAGAGCAGGAAGTCAGAAGAAGGAGGAGCAGCCTGTTACTCCAGTGAAATTG AAGAAGCAAGAAGAAGAGGTGAAGAAACAGGAAGTGGCAGTGAAGACAGAGGTTAGGAGGGCTGAGGTCCCTGTGGCCAAGAGGCGTGACCCGAAGATAACCAAAGTCAGCCTTCCATACCTTCCCTACGATGACGATGATGACGATCACGATGACCACGATCACAGCgagcatgatgatgatgatgacgacgatGACGATTACATCATCAGGGCCATGGGAAAACCCACCATGAGGTCCAACAGGCACCCGGTTGTGGCACCGACGGGGAGACCAGTCACCATGGTGACTGGCCGACTGGCTACGACCACCACTAGGAAACCCGTGGCGAGGGCGCCGGGTCCAGGACATCCTGTGGTCACGTTCCCCAGGAGACACAGCATCATGGagtctctccctgctggctgccTGCTCTTGGAGTCTCTGATCACCTGTGGCAGCACTGGCATGGCCCACATCCCTATCCTCTCAGACCAGGGGATCAAGACCCTCTATCTGGCAG ACAATAAGATCAGTAAGATCCCTCCCCAGGCGCTGGCTGGGCTGCCCAACCTGGAGTGGCTGGACCTGAGCAAGAACAAGCTGGACGACTCCTCCATCAGCCCTGACCTGTTCCAG ATCCTGACCAAGCTGAGGAGCCTGAATTTAGATGGCAACAATCTGACCAAAGTCCCCTCGTTTCTACCGCCATCCCTGGTGGAGCTGAAGATCAATGACAACAAGATCCTGGGCCTCACACCTAGTAGCTTTAAAG GTTTGTCCAAACTGCTGACACTGGAGCTTGAGGATAACCACTTCCACGATGGGAATGTGTCACCTTTGACCTTCCGGCCCCTGAAGAAACTAATCTATCTGCGACTGGAGGACAACAAGTTCCGGGCCATTCCCTCTGGGCTTCCTACGACCCTGCAG ACACTTCACCTGTCAGATAACAGAATAGAAGAGGTGCATGAGAGGATCCTTAACAAGACCGTCAACCTCAGGTTTCTGGACCTCAGTTATAACAAGATCCGGGAGGACCGCATAGCCCCAAGGGCCTGGATACACCTGTT AAAGTTGGAGTCGTTGGATCTGTCGCACAATAAGCTGGTGcatgttccctccttcctccctgtgGGCCTTAAGCAGCTCCACCTGCACCACAACCAGATTGAACGGATCCCTGGCTACGTGTTTGGCCACATGAAACCGGGATTGAACCTCCTTCACCTGTCCCACAACAGGCTGAGCAACGACGGCATTGATAATGTGTCATTCCTGGGTCTGTACAACACTCTGACTGAACTCCTGCTGGACCACAACCAGCTTCGCTCCATCCCCAGGGGGCTACTGAAGCTCAAGAGCCTGCAGCTCCTCCGCCTCAACCACAATGTTATCAG
- the si:dkey-6n6.1 gene encoding extracellular matrix protein 2 isoform X1, whose translation MNRLALLCLCLCAAVSLISGKPSRRAEKLKRSKPLVATDSSEPDDTNDAVFPGRRGQCSVNGMSLFDGAMWSPQPCLVCQCQMGTVSCHPVPCAGSNNKQTVAPKAKKPSPNAEDKEGIPKWKKSFQRRAGSQKKEEQPVTPVKLKKKQEEEVKKQEVAVKTEVRRAEVPVAKRRDPKITKVSLPYLPYDDDDDDHDDHDHSEHDDDDDDDDDYIIRAMGKPTMRSNRHPVVAPTGRPVTMVTGRLATTTTRKPVARAPGPGHPVVTFPRRHSIMESLPAGCLLLESLITCGSTGMAHIPILSDQGIKTLYLADNKISKIPPQALAGLPNLEWLDLSKNKLDDSSISPDLFQILTKLRSLNLDGNNLTKVPSFLPPSLVELKINDNKILGLTPSSFKGLSKLLTLELEDNHFHDGNVSPLTFRPLKKLIYLRLEDNKFRAIPSGLPTTLQTLHLSDNRIEEVHERILNKTVNLRFLDLSYNKIREDRIAPRAWIHLLKLESLDLSHNKLVHVPSFLPVGLKQLHLHHNQIERIPGYVFGHMKPGLNLLHLSHNRLSNDGIDNVSFLGLYNTLTELLLDHNQLRSIPRGLLKLKSLQLLRLNHNVIRYVPLNSLCDTRLSDDSPLVSVHLEYNLIDRRLIPPTALSCIKTYHSIILRPQSHEEDYHHEDY comes from the exons ATGAACAGATTAGCGCTCCTATGTCTCTGCCTATGCGCAGCAGTCTCACTAATCAGTGGGAAGCccagcaggagagcagagaagctCAAGAGGTCCAAACCCCTGGTAGCAACTGACTCATCTGAACCGGATGATACTAATGATGCTGTTTTCCCCG GCCGCAGGGGGCAGTGCTCGGTGAATGGGATGTCCCTGTTTGACGGGGCTATGTGGTCGCCTCAGCCCTGCCTCGTGTGCCAGTGTCAGATGGGAACTGTCAGCTGTCACCCTGTTCCCTGCGCCG GTTCAAACAACAAGCAGACAGTGGCTCCCAAAGCCAAGAAGCCCTCCCCTAATGCAGAGGACAAAGAGGGGATCCCAAAGTGGAAGAAGAGTTTCCAAAGGAGAGCAGGAAGTCAGAAGAAGGAGGAGCAGCCTGTTACTCCAGTGAAATTG AAGAAGAAGCAAGAAGAAGAGGTGAAGAAACAGGAAGTGGCAGTGAAGACAGAGGTTAGGAGGGCTGAGGTCCCTGTGGCCAAGAGGCGTGACCCGAAGATAACCAAAGTCAGCCTTCCATACCTTCCCTACGATGACGATGATGACGATCACGATGACCACGATCACAGCgagcatgatgatgatgatgacgacgatGACGATTACATCATCAGGGCCATGGGAAAACCCACCATGAGGTCCAACAGGCACCCGGTTGTGGCACCGACGGGGAGACCAGTCACCATGGTGACTGGCCGACTGGCTACGACCACCACTAGGAAACCCGTGGCGAGGGCGCCGGGTCCAGGACATCCTGTGGTCACGTTCCCCAGGAGACACAGCATCATGGagtctctccctgctggctgccTGCTCTTGGAGTCTCTGATCACCTGTGGCAGCACTGGCATGGCCCACATCCCTATCCTCTCAGACCAGGGGATCAAGACCCTCTATCTGGCAG ACAATAAGATCAGTAAGATCCCTCCCCAGGCGCTGGCTGGGCTGCCCAACCTGGAGTGGCTGGACCTGAGCAAGAACAAGCTGGACGACTCCTCCATCAGCCCTGACCTGTTCCAG ATCCTGACCAAGCTGAGGAGCCTGAATTTAGATGGCAACAATCTGACCAAAGTCCCCTCGTTTCTACCGCCATCCCTGGTGGAGCTGAAGATCAATGACAACAAGATCCTGGGCCTCACACCTAGTAGCTTTAAAG GTTTGTCCAAACTGCTGACACTGGAGCTTGAGGATAACCACTTCCACGATGGGAATGTGTCACCTTTGACCTTCCGGCCCCTGAAGAAACTAATCTATCTGCGACTGGAGGACAACAAGTTCCGGGCCATTCCCTCTGGGCTTCCTACGACCCTGCAG ACACTTCACCTGTCAGATAACAGAATAGAAGAGGTGCATGAGAGGATCCTTAACAAGACCGTCAACCTCAGGTTTCTGGACCTCAGTTATAACAAGATCCGGGAGGACCGCATAGCCCCAAGGGCCTGGATACACCTGTT AAAGTTGGAGTCGTTGGATCTGTCGCACAATAAGCTGGTGcatgttccctccttcctccctgtgGGCCTTAAGCAGCTCCACCTGCACCACAACCAGATTGAACGGATCCCTGGCTACGTGTTTGGCCACATGAAACCGGGATTGAACCTCCTTCACCTGTCCCACAACAGGCTGAGCAACGACGGCATTGATAATGTGTCATTCCTGGGTCTGTACAACACTCTGACTGAACTCCTGCTGGACCACAACCAGCTTCGCTCCATCCCCAGGGGGCTACTGAAGCTCAAGAGCCTGCAGCTCCTCCGCCTCAACCACAATGTTATCAG
- the LOC106572042 gene encoding rho-related GTP-binding protein RhoA-C isoform X2 codes for MWWLAGWQSKGLLQMAAIRKKLVIVGDGACGKTCLLIVFSKDQFPEVYVPTVFENYVADIEVDSKQVELALWDTAGQEDYDRLRPLSYPDTDVILMCFSIDSPDSLENIPEKWTPEVKHFCPNVPIILVGNKKDLRNDEHTRRELAKMKQEPVKPEEARDMANRINAFGYLECSAKTKDGVREVFEMATRAALQAKKRGKKNACLLL; via the exons ATGTGGTGGCTAGCTGGATGGCAATCAAAGGGTCTTCTACAG ATGGCTGCGATCCGTAAAAAACTGGTGATTGTTGGTGATGGTGCTTGTGGAAAGACCTGTCTGCTCatagtcttcagtaaagaccagTTCCCTGAGGTCTACGTACCTACAGTGTTTGAGAACTATGTGGCAGATATTGAGGTGGACAGTAAGCAG GTGGAACTGGCCCTCTGGGACACAGCTGGACAGGAGGACTACGACAGACTACGGCCTCTCTCTTACCCTGACACTGACGTCATCCTCATGTGCTTTTCCATAGATAGCCCCGACAGCTTGG AGAATATCCCAGAGAAGTGGACCCCTGAAGTAAAACACTTCTGTCCAAATGTACCCATCATTCTTGTGGGTAATAAGAAGGACCTGCGGAATGACGAGCACACACGTCGGGAGCTAGCAAAAATGAAGCAG GAACCAGTGAAGCCAGAAGAGGCCCGGGACATGGCTAACCGCATCAATGCATTTGGCTACTTAGAGTGCTCAGCCAAGACGAAAGACGGCGTGAGGGAGGTGTTTGAGATGGCCACCAGGGCTGCGCTGCAGGCCAAGAAACGTGGAAAGAAGAATGCCTGCCTCCTGCTATAG
- the LOC106572042 gene encoding rho-related GTP-binding protein RhoA-C isoform X1 — translation MDRTISTLDFRIFPEEMAAIRKKLVIVGDGACGKTCLLIVFSKDQFPEVYVPTVFENYVADIEVDSKQVELALWDTAGQEDYDRLRPLSYPDTDVILMCFSIDSPDSLENIPEKWTPEVKHFCPNVPIILVGNKKDLRNDEHTRRELAKMKQEPVKPEEARDMANRINAFGYLECSAKTKDGVREVFEMATRAALQAKKRGKKNACLLL, via the exons ATGGACCGAACAATATCCACTCTTGACTTCCGTATTTTCCCTGAAGAG ATGGCTGCGATCCGTAAAAAACTGGTGATTGTTGGTGATGGTGCTTGTGGAAAGACCTGTCTGCTCatagtcttcagtaaagaccagTTCCCTGAGGTCTACGTACCTACAGTGTTTGAGAACTATGTGGCAGATATTGAGGTGGACAGTAAGCAG GTGGAACTGGCCCTCTGGGACACAGCTGGACAGGAGGACTACGACAGACTACGGCCTCTCTCTTACCCTGACACTGACGTCATCCTCATGTGCTTTTCCATAGATAGCCCCGACAGCTTGG AGAATATCCCAGAGAAGTGGACCCCTGAAGTAAAACACTTCTGTCCAAATGTACCCATCATTCTTGTGGGTAATAAGAAGGACCTGCGGAATGACGAGCACACACGTCGGGAGCTAGCAAAAATGAAGCAG GAACCAGTGAAGCCAGAAGAGGCCCGGGACATGGCTAACCGCATCAATGCATTTGGCTACTTAGAGTGCTCAGCCAAGACGAAAGACGGCGTGAGGGAGGTGTTTGAGATGGCCACCAGGGCTGCGCTGCAGGCCAAGAAACGTGGAAAGAAGAATGCCTGCCTCCTGCTATAG